The Panthera leo isolate Ple1 chromosome D1, P.leo_Ple1_pat1.1, whole genome shotgun sequence region ccagaaatggacccacaaacgtatgaccaactaatctttgataaagcaggaaagaatattcaatggaataaagacagtcttttcagctaatagtgctgggaaaagtggatgacgacatgcagaaaaatgaacctgaaccacttttttccaccatacacaaaaataaattcaaaatggatgaaagacctaaacataagacaggaagccatcaaaattctagagaaagcagacaaaaacctcttaatccttagctgcagcaacttcttactcaacacatctctggaggcaagggaaaccaaagcaaaaatgaactattgggatctcatcaaaataaaatttttttgcacagcgaaggaaacaatcaagaaaactaaaagcaactggcagaatgggagaagatatttgcaaatgacatatcagataaagggttagtatccaaaatctataaagaacttatcaaactcaacatccaaaaaacaaacaatccagtgaagaaatgggcaaaagacatgaacagatacttctccaaagaagacatccagatggctaacagacacatgaaaaaatgctcaatatcactcatcatcagggaaatgcgaattaaaaccacaatgagataccacctcacaccaatcagaatggctaaaacaaacaactcagtcaacaatagatgttggcaaggatgcggagaaagagtaTCCCtttcgcactgctggtgggaatgtaaactggtgcagccactctggaaaacagtatggaggttcctcaaaaaattaaaaatagaactaccctacaaattgcactaccaggtatttatccaagggacacaggtgtgctgtttcaaagggggtactccaatgtttatagcagtgctatcaacaatagccaaactatggaaagagcccaaatgtccattgacggatgaatggataaagaagatgtagtatatatgtacaatagagtattactcagcaatcaaaaagaatgaaatcttgccatttgcaactacgtggatggaactagagggtattatgctaaacgaaattagtcaatcagagaaagacaaatatatgactttactcatatgaggactttaagatataaaacagatgaacataagggaagggaagcaaaaataatataaaaacaaggagggggacagaacatgagacactcttaaatacagagaacaaattgagggttgctggaggggttgtgggtggggggatgggctaaatgggtaaggggcattaaggaagacacttaggatgagcactgggtgttatatataggggatgaatcacgggaatctactcctgaaatcattattgaactatatgctaacaaacttggatgtaaaattaaaaaaaaaaaaaaagaccactcaGCTGATCTCAGGAGTTTTAAACAGAGGTTTGGGGGAGCCGTGGCTGAAAGGAGATGGGCTTGTGTAGGAAAAGAGGATTGATTTTGGTCTTGAAAGAACCATTCTGGCTAATATTTATAGTgtagtggaaacaactcaaattgACATCATGCAGATTTGGTTTTGAAATCTGGCCCTGGCTCACTGTAGCTCTGTAACCATGGCAAGTTTGGAACAacatgaaatctgaataaattctGTGTGTTTGTACACTAAGGATGATGCTATCTTTTTTGTCTACCTTTCTGGGCTCTTTTCTGAGGATCACATGAAACCATGTATGTGAAAACACACTGAAGAATATAACACTGATAGAGGTAGGTGAGGGACTATTAATAGTTATTTCCACTCGCCCCTCTATGCTGATATGATCCCGTAACATTgtgtgagaaaaatatttaagcacTATGACCTACTACATATTTAtatagcacatttttaaaaagagtcattttattgttaaaatcaagagtagacTCTTGAATACTGAAAATTCTCCAGAGCCAAAGAAGGTGAGTTTTAGACATCCTGACAAGTAGACAGGGGTGGGGTTCCTATTGAGATGGAAAGGTAGGGGTTCAGAGAAGGTTCCACAGTGTTGTTTAAGctactttgcatttctctttgtGGTCTCTGCCCTGGGGGACCCCTTCACTTTGAGGAAGGTGGAGTGATTTAAAATGCATCCACTTTAAGCTCCGGCTGACCCTGCAACTGGCTAATGGGAAAAGAAGTCTGTCGCCAGCCTATATTCTTTACCATACGGaatttattgagaaagaaaagaatgttgaGAGATGGGGTAAGAGAAGGCAGATGACAGAGAAGAATGGCTTACAGGGCATGGATAGGAGAGGAAAGGTGAGGGATTTGAACATCCTGTCTGACACTCAGGCGGAGACAGATGTGGTTAGTTATAGACTGGGGGAGAAACAATATAACTTGAGCCCAGTAGGGTAATGGAGAATTTTCGCTGCCTGAGTCAGAGCGGGAAGCAAGGGCACAGGCTTCTAGATCTTGTTGCAGAAAGATTGATTCCGACAGCATATAATTTGCATCCTGGTTCCATGGGAGAAGAGGTTCATTGATGGGCACATATTCTCACAACCCTGAACCATGAATTGGAGTTTCCCACCTGAAAGAAGTAGAGATAGACTATAGTGAGCAGAAGGCTTCCTTCTCCCACCTTAGCCTTCATCCATGGTCCCCAGTGTCCCCATACAGGCACGACCAAGGTCTCCAGCTTGTATATTCTTCCACCCCTTCTCTTTCCATCCGCCTTTTCTGGGGCCTTCCCCATATCTGTTGCCCACTGCCTCTATTGAGGGACTAGACAAACCACAAGGGAAATCAGGCAGTGTGGTTCACGGGAAATCAGGCAGTTTTGGTGATGAGGAGTGAGTATAAGAGTAGAGAGGTATGAGAATATACTAAGATAGTTCTGGCAACCTATGAACACTGACTGATAGacaattctttattcatttattcaatattcaCTAAATGCCTTCCATGAACTAAACGTTGTGCTAAGTGCTAGGAATATATAGccatgaacaagacagacatagTCCTGAGCTTATGGTCAATGTGTCAACATCTCAAAGTGCAACTCACACATTTCTTTAATACAAAGAGATAGAcagtctccctgtctccttttAAGACATCATAGGCTTGCTCTATGGAGGGCCTCTACCTCTCCATCAGTAGCTGGAATGCTGCTCTTAATTCTTGAAAGGATAAGGTTCTTCTGAATCTCCAAGTTTCTGGGGAATCACAGCTTGACCCCTCCTCAGACTCCCACCACTGCAACTACTCCCAAGAGTACTCAAGTTAGTGGATGTGTTTCCCTGGCAAAGATTGTATCATGAAGTCCCCACATACCTTCAAAGATCTTCTTTAACATGCACTGCTGGGAATTCTGAGTGGAGCAGACTCCCTCTCCACGAAGACATTTTCCTTGATCATTCATATATGAGCATGTGTGGCAATTTAATATCGGGCCTGCCAATTTAAGATAAGCCTAATGAAATTCCctgaggttcctcagaaaattaaaaatagacctaccctatgacccagcaatagcactgctaggaatttatccaagggatacaggagtactgatgcataggggcacttgtaccccaatgtttatagcagcactctcaacaatacccaaattatggaaagagcctaaatgtccatcgactgatgaatggataaagaaattgtggtttatatacacaatggaatactacgtggcaatgagaaagaatgaaatatggccttttgtagcaacgtggatggaactggagagtgtgatgctaagtgaaataagccatacagagaaagacagataccatatggtttcactcttatgtggatcctgagaaacgtaacagaaacccatgggggaggggaaggaaaaaaaaaaaaaaaagaggttagagtgggagagagccaaagcataagagactcttaaaaactgagaacaggggcgcctgggtggcgcagtcggttaagcgtccgacttcagccaggtcacgatctcgcggtccgtgagttcgagccccgcgtcaggctctgggctgatggctcggagcctggagcctgtttccgattctgtgtctccctctctctctgcccctcccccgttcatgctctgtctctctctgtcccaaaaataaaataaaataaaaaatgttgaaaaaaaaaatttaaaaaaaaaaacaaaaactgagaacaaactgagggttgatggggggtgggagggaggggaggggagggtgggtgatgggtattgaggagggcaccttttgggatgagcactgggtgttgtatggaaaccaatttgacaataaatttcatatatttaaaaaaataaataaaaaattaaaaaaaaaaagaaattccctgATGGTCCAGGTGTATAGCTATGAGTCACAAGGGGTGGGATGATGGGTAGCAAGGAGCCTGGATACCACACATTTCATTGCTTGGCTCTCACTGAGCATCTGAGGGCCCTGCGTCTGATAGAGCATAGTCTCTGTTCTGTACCTGAGGAAATGCCTTCATTCTTACTGCTTCATCTATGATTTTCATTGCTGAAGAATCCCAGACTGCTCCCTATATTACTGATGTTTGCTCCATACCCCCACTGGCTTCCTGGATATTTAAATGCCCTTCTGCCACATCTGACTCCATAGGAGCAAAGTAGAACTTTTGTCACTTGACTGGCTCCCCTTTGTACTCCCCTGTCATGCTCTTACCCATCCGGGACAAATGGAGTAAAAACTGATTAATAAGCTATGTTAGAATACTCTAATGTTGCAAACTCGGTAAAGGGTGATCAGTCTCCAATTTCAAACTGATCTTCAACAATGTCAATTTGTCACAAAGGGCATTCTTTTTGAAATGCTTCCGTTTTGCCTCTTTTGCTATCTCCATTCCCAATTCCCTAGTTGAGGAAGCACAAAGAAATCGGAAGGATGTGGGCTAAAGAGTCAGGCTGACCCAAGTTTGAATCCAAGGATTGCTCCTCTCTAGCGATGTGATGTTAGCCTTACTTCTTAGAAGATTTGGAATACTACTACTTATGCAATGGGAGGAAATATGAAGTACTTATATTTGGTAATATCTTGAGACATCAAACTCTGggtcttgttttccttccttggACAACCCTTTTTAGTAAGAGCTAAAACATTGCAGTTTTACTGGGAACTTATTTGTGGATCTAATAGACAAAAGTGTGCTCATGCTTTATTGTCCATGTTCAAACAAAACAGAGCCACCTAGCCAGGGCTAGATATCCACTTACAGAGTTTGCAAAGCATTCTAACATAGTTTGTTGGGGCAGATTTAGCATGAAGCTCATGGAGCCTAGTCTTCCACGAGCCCCTTCCAAGGGAGTGTATTCATAGTTTCTTATGTAGAATAAAGATGGAGGGACTGCTGgcattttgtatttgtgtgtgtgtgtgtgtgtgtgtgtgtgtgtgtgtgtgtgtgttttaaagaggGCCCTCAAAACTGCTTAGCTCTCAGGGCCCCACAAAACCTGTATCCTGCCTCCTGGTATTATTATCAAGAGACGTAAAGAGCATCTTTGAGAGAGCTCTTCGTGAAGTGTTTGTGAATTAGTCTCTCTTCCATACCCTCTCCTTAAAGTTGGCTTTCTTGATGTTCTGCCTAGGTCACACCTGAAGTCAAGGACTAGTACCCATCCAGATGTGCCTCACCTGAAAAGGGGCCTCACCTGAAAGTGTGCTTGAAGGTGGAATGCCTGAAGGCTGCTCACCCGGTGGCTTTTCACCTGAAGCTTGTTCACCTGAAGCTTGTTCACCTGAAGCTTGTTCACCGGAAGCCTGTTCACCTGAAGGCTTCTCACTCAAAACTTGTTCACCTGAAGGCTTTTCAGCTGAAACCTGTTCACCTGAAGGCTTTTCAGCCAAAACTTGTTCACCTGAAGGCTTTTCACTGGAAGACTGTTCGCCAGAAGTCTGTTCACCAGAAGTCTGTTCACCTGAAGGCTTTTCACCAGAAGTCTGTTCACCTGAAGGTTGTTCACCAGAAGTGTGCTCCCCTGTGGTGTGTTCACCTGACATGTGTTCACCCGCAGCATGCTCACCTGAAGTGTGCTCACCTGAAGCGTGCTCACCTGAAGCGTGTTCAACTGAAGCGTGCCCACCTGAGGTGTGCTCACTTAAACTGCTCTCGTCTGAAGAAGTCTCATACAAAGCCTCACCATCTGAAGGGTTTCCAAGTGAAAAGTACCCACCTGAAAATTGCTGAACGGAAGCTTGATGATCCATAGAACCAGGAGGTTCATCAGGCTGACCTGATGCTCC contains the following coding sequences:
- the ACRV1 gene encoding acrosomal protein SP-10 yields the protein MKKFLLLMSLYLVGSARGASGQPDEPPGSMDHQASVQQFSGGYFSLGNPSDGEALYETSSDESSLSEHTSGGHASVEHASGEHASGEHTSGEHAAGEHMSGEHTTGEHTSGEQPSGEQTSGEKPSGEQTSGEQTSGEQSSSEKPSGEQVLAEKPSGEQVSAEKPSGEQVLSEKPSGEQASGEQASGEQASGEQASGEKPPGEQPSGIPPSSTLSGPILNCHTCSYMNDQGKCLRGEGVCSTQNSQQCMLKKIFEGGKLQFMVQGCENMCPSMNLFSHGTRMQIICCRNQSFCNKI